In Vigna unguiculata cultivar IT97K-499-35 chromosome 3, ASM411807v1, whole genome shotgun sequence, a single genomic region encodes these proteins:
- the LOC114179041 gene encoding glutamine-dependent NAD(+) synthetase isoform X2, with protein sequence MRLLKVATCSLNQWAMDFDCNAKQIKESIAKAKEAGASIRLGPELEIPGYGCEDHFLELDTVNHSWECLKDLLLGDWTDGILCSFGMPVIKGSERYNCQVFCLNRKIVMIRPKMSLANDGNYRELRWFTAWKQRDQLEDFQLPFEISQALGQKSVPFGYGFMKFQDTAIAAEVCEELFTSNPPHSELALNGVEVIMNASGSHHQLRKLDYRVHALIGATDTRGGVYMYSNQQGCDGSRLYYDGCACVVVNGDVVAQGSQFSLKDVEVVVAQIDLDVVASLRGSLSSFQEQASCKTKVPSVDVPYSLCRPFNLKISLSLPLEIKYHSPEEEIAFGPGCWLWDYLRRSGASGFLLPLSGGADSSSVAAIVGCMCQLVVKEIANGDEQVKADAIRIGNYKDGQYPTDSREFAKRIFYTVFMGSENSSEMTKSRAKVLADEIGSWHLDVSIDVVVSAFLSLFQTLTGKRPQYKVDGGSSVENLSLQNIQARIRMVLAFMLASLLPWVHGKPGFYLVLGSSNVDEGLRGYLTKYDCSSADINPIGSISKQDLRAFLRWAAIHLGYPSLKDIEEAPPTAELEPQRSNYSQVKRQFNCSNLRSQ encoded by the exons ATGAGGCTCTTGAAGGTTGCTACATGCAGTCTCAATCAATGGGCGATGGACTTCGATTGCAACGCAAAGCAAATCAAGGAGTCTATAGCCAAGGCCAAAGAAGCCGGCGCCTCCATTAGGCTCGGTCCCGAACTCGAGATTCCTGGTTATGGCTGCGAAGACCACTTCCTAGAACTCGACACAGTTAACCATTC ATGGGAGTGTTTGAAAGATTTGCTGCTTGGAGACTGGACTGATGGCATTCTGTGTAGCTTCGGCATGCCGGTTATCAAAGGTTCGGAGCGCTACAATTGTCAGGTTTTCTGTTTGAACCGGAAGATTGTTATGATACGACCGAAGATGAGTCTTGCAAATGATGGCAATTACAGAGAACTTCGATGGTTCACGGCTTGGAAGCAGAGGGACCAGCTTGAGGATTTTCAGTTGCCCTTTGAAATTTCTCAGGCTTTAGGCCAGAAATCGGTTCCATTCGGTTATGGGTTCATGAAGTTTCAAGACAC AGCTATAGCTGCTGAAGTTTGTGAAGAGCTTTTTACTTCAAATCCTCCTCATTCTGAGCTTGCATTGAACGGGGTTGAAGTGATTATGAATGCAAGTGGAAGTCACCACCAACTTAGAAAGCTTGATTATCGTGTTCATGCTCTTATAGGCGCCACTGATACTCGTGGAGGGGTTTACATGTATAGTAATCAACAAGGCTGTGATGGAAGTCGCCTTTACTATG ATGGATGTGCATGTGTTGTGGTTAATGGAGATGTTGTCGCTCAGGGTTCTCAATTTTCTTTGAAGGATGTTGAGGTTGTGGTTGCTCAGATAGATCTAGATGTG GTTGCTAGCCTTAGAGGATCTTTAAGTAGCTTCCAAGAGCAAGCAAGTTGTAAAACGAAGGTTCCTTCAGTGGATGTACCTTACAGTCTCTGTCGTCCTTTTAACCTTAAAATAAGCCTTTCTCTTCCACTCGAG ATAAAGTACCACTCTCCTGAGGAGGAAATAGCATTTGGACCTGGTTGCTGGTTATGGGACTACTTAAGAAGAAGTGGAGCATCTGGTTTTCTGCTTCCACTTTCTGGGGGAGCAGACAGTTCTTCAGTTGCTGCAATTGTTGGATGCATGTGCCAGCTGGTTGTGAAAG AAATTGCAAATGGGGATGAGCAAGTTAAAGCTGATGCAATACGAATTGGAAACTATAAGGATGGCCAGTATCCTACAGACAGCAGAGAATTTGCTAAAAGAATATTCTATACTGTGTTTATGGGATCTGAAAACAG tTCAGAAATGACGAAGTCCCGAGCCAAGGTGCTGGCTGATGAAATAGGTTCATGGCATCTTGATGTTAGCATTGATGTAGTTGTGTCTGCTTTTTTGTCGTTATTCCAGACACTTACAGGAAAACGACCACAGTACAAG GTTGATGGTGGATCTAGTGTTGAGAATTTAAGCTTGCAGAACATTCAGGCTCGAATCAGAATGGTGCTAGCTTTCATGTTAGCGTCACTCTTGCCTTGGGTTCATGGCAAACCTGGATTTTACCTTGTCTTAGGGAGCTCTAATGTGGATGAAGGGTTACGCGGTTACTTGACCAAG TATGATTGCAGCTCAGCAGATATAAATCCTATTGGTAGTATAAGTAAGCAGGACCTTCGGGCATTCCTGCGATGGGCAGCCATCCACCTTGGTTACCCATCTTTGAAAGATATTGAAGAAGCTCCACCCACAGCTGAACTGGAGCCTCAACGTTCTAATTACAGTCAG GTCAAAAGACAATTTAATTGCAGCAACCTCAGATCACAATGA
- the LOC114179041 gene encoding glutamine-dependent NAD(+) synthetase isoform X1, which produces MRLLKVATCSLNQWAMDFDCNAKQIKESIAKAKEAGASIRLGPELEIPGYGCEDHFLELDTVNHSWECLKDLLLGDWTDGILCSFGMPVIKGSERYNCQVFCLNRKIVMIRPKMSLANDGNYRELRWFTAWKQRDQLEDFQLPFEISQALGQKSVPFGYGFMKFQDTAIAAEVCEELFTSNPPHSELALNGVEVIMNASGSHHQLRKLDYRVHALIGATDTRGGVYMYSNQQGCDGSRLYYDGCACVVVNGDVVAQGSQFSLKDVEVVVAQIDLDVVASLRGSLSSFQEQASCKTKVPSVDVPYSLCRPFNLKISLSLPLEIKYHSPEEEIAFGPGCWLWDYLRRSGASGFLLPLSGGADSSSVAAIVGCMCQLVVKEIANGDEQVKADAIRIGNYKDGQYPTDSREFAKRIFYTVFMGSENSSEMTKSRAKVLADEIGSWHLDVSIDVVVSAFLSLFQTLTGKRPQYKVDGGSSVENLSLQNIQARIRMVLAFMLASLLPWVHGKPGFYLVLGSSNVDEGLRGYLTKYDCSSADINPIGSISKQDLRAFLRWAAIHLGYPSLKDIEEAPPTAELEPQRSNYSQLDEVDMGMTYEELSVYGRLRKIFRCGPVSMFQNLCYRWGAKLTPSQVAEKVKYFFKYHSINRHKMTVLTPSYHAESYSPDDNRFDLRQFLYNARWPYQFKKIDELVSELDVKDVKDYAANDTMAATSHGVSGMGVAAAGSGNPKAGF; this is translated from the exons ATGAGGCTCTTGAAGGTTGCTACATGCAGTCTCAATCAATGGGCGATGGACTTCGATTGCAACGCAAAGCAAATCAAGGAGTCTATAGCCAAGGCCAAAGAAGCCGGCGCCTCCATTAGGCTCGGTCCCGAACTCGAGATTCCTGGTTATGGCTGCGAAGACCACTTCCTAGAACTCGACACAGTTAACCATTC ATGGGAGTGTTTGAAAGATTTGCTGCTTGGAGACTGGACTGATGGCATTCTGTGTAGCTTCGGCATGCCGGTTATCAAAGGTTCGGAGCGCTACAATTGTCAGGTTTTCTGTTTGAACCGGAAGATTGTTATGATACGACCGAAGATGAGTCTTGCAAATGATGGCAATTACAGAGAACTTCGATGGTTCACGGCTTGGAAGCAGAGGGACCAGCTTGAGGATTTTCAGTTGCCCTTTGAAATTTCTCAGGCTTTAGGCCAGAAATCGGTTCCATTCGGTTATGGGTTCATGAAGTTTCAAGACAC AGCTATAGCTGCTGAAGTTTGTGAAGAGCTTTTTACTTCAAATCCTCCTCATTCTGAGCTTGCATTGAACGGGGTTGAAGTGATTATGAATGCAAGTGGAAGTCACCACCAACTTAGAAAGCTTGATTATCGTGTTCATGCTCTTATAGGCGCCACTGATACTCGTGGAGGGGTTTACATGTATAGTAATCAACAAGGCTGTGATGGAAGTCGCCTTTACTATG ATGGATGTGCATGTGTTGTGGTTAATGGAGATGTTGTCGCTCAGGGTTCTCAATTTTCTTTGAAGGATGTTGAGGTTGTGGTTGCTCAGATAGATCTAGATGTG GTTGCTAGCCTTAGAGGATCTTTAAGTAGCTTCCAAGAGCAAGCAAGTTGTAAAACGAAGGTTCCTTCAGTGGATGTACCTTACAGTCTCTGTCGTCCTTTTAACCTTAAAATAAGCCTTTCTCTTCCACTCGAG ATAAAGTACCACTCTCCTGAGGAGGAAATAGCATTTGGACCTGGTTGCTGGTTATGGGACTACTTAAGAAGAAGTGGAGCATCTGGTTTTCTGCTTCCACTTTCTGGGGGAGCAGACAGTTCTTCAGTTGCTGCAATTGTTGGATGCATGTGCCAGCTGGTTGTGAAAG AAATTGCAAATGGGGATGAGCAAGTTAAAGCTGATGCAATACGAATTGGAAACTATAAGGATGGCCAGTATCCTACAGACAGCAGAGAATTTGCTAAAAGAATATTCTATACTGTGTTTATGGGATCTGAAAACAG tTCAGAAATGACGAAGTCCCGAGCCAAGGTGCTGGCTGATGAAATAGGTTCATGGCATCTTGATGTTAGCATTGATGTAGTTGTGTCTGCTTTTTTGTCGTTATTCCAGACACTTACAGGAAAACGACCACAGTACAAG GTTGATGGTGGATCTAGTGTTGAGAATTTAAGCTTGCAGAACATTCAGGCTCGAATCAGAATGGTGCTAGCTTTCATGTTAGCGTCACTCTTGCCTTGGGTTCATGGCAAACCTGGATTTTACCTTGTCTTAGGGAGCTCTAATGTGGATGAAGGGTTACGCGGTTACTTGACCAAG TATGATTGCAGCTCAGCAGATATAAATCCTATTGGTAGTATAAGTAAGCAGGACCTTCGGGCATTCCTGCGATGGGCAGCCATCCACCTTGGTTACCCATCTTTGAAAGATATTGAAGAAGCTCCACCCACAGCTGAACTGGAGCCTCAACGTTCTAATTACAGTCAG CTTGATGAAGTCGATATGGGAATGACTTACGAGGAACTATCAGTTTATGGAAGACTACGAAAAATTTTCCGTTGTGGTCCAGTTTCCATGTTCCAG AACCTATGCTACAGATGGGGCGCAAAATTGACTCCATCACAAGTAGCTGAAAAAGTAAAATACTTCTTCAAGTATCATTCCATCAATCGACACAAAATGACTGTCTTGACACCTTCCTACCATGCTGAG AGTTATTCACCAGATGATAATAGGTTTGATCTTCGCCAGTTTCTCTACAATGCAAGATGGCCATAtcaatttaagaaaattgatGAACTTGTGAGTGAATTGGATGTTAAAGATGTTAAAGACTATGCAGCCAATGACACAATGGCAGCTACATCACATGGTGTTAGTGGGATGGGAGTCGCCGCAGCTGGTTCTGGAAATCCTAAAGCTGGATTCTAA